A genomic window from Dechloromonas sp. A34 includes:
- a CDS encoding bacteriohemerythrin yields MNQSEKIIWRREFDTGVAEIDEQHRTLVKMFNKARSELRDDSSRGVWENVTHEFLGYALFHFWTEEDLAAQYGYEQERDAEATAHFEEHRAFAAEITDLRARFRAGERPRKADFIDFLRNWLATHIVESDQWLVAFILEKQRQASEALGASARGRFPGGGYKETGRTPPPP; encoded by the coding sequence ATGAATCAATCAGAAAAGATCATTTGGCGCAGAGAGTTCGATACCGGCGTTGCCGAAATCGATGAGCAGCACCGCACCCTGGTCAAGATGTTCAACAAGGCCAGGAGCGAGCTCCGCGACGATAGCAGCCGCGGCGTCTGGGAAAACGTGACCCATGAATTCCTGGGCTATGCCCTGTTCCACTTCTGGACCGAAGAGGATCTGGCGGCGCAATACGGTTACGAGCAGGAGCGGGATGCCGAAGCCACGGCGCATTTCGAGGAACATCGCGCCTTCGCTGCCGAAATAACCGATCTGCGGGCCAGGTTCCGGGCTGGTGAACGTCCGCGGAAAGCCGATTTCATCGACTTCCTGCGCAACTGGCTAGCGACGCACATTGTCGAAAGCGACCAGTGGCTGGTCGCTTTCATTCTGGAGAAACAGCGGCAGGCTAGCGAGGCGCTCGGCGCGTCAGCAAGAGGCCGCTTTCCAGGTGGTGGGTATAAGGAAACTGGTCGAACACCGCCGCCGCCGTGA
- a CDS encoding urease subunit gamma gives MELTPREKDKLLIFTAGLLAERRLARGLKLNYPEAVALITCAIMEGARDGRTVAELMHAGTQVLSRADVMDGIAELIPEIQVEATFPDGTKLVTVHNPII, from the coding sequence ATGGAACTGACGCCAAGAGAGAAAGACAAGCTGCTGATCTTCACCGCCGGCTTGCTCGCCGAACGCCGCCTGGCCCGAGGCCTGAAGCTGAATTACCCGGAAGCCGTAGCCCTGATCACCTGCGCCATCATGGAAGGCGCCCGCGACGGCAGGACCGTCGCCGAACTGATGCACGCCGGCACCCAGGTGTTGAGCCGGGCCGACGTCATGGACGGCATCGCCGAGCTGATCCCGGAAATTCAGGTCGAAGCCACCTTCCCGGATGGCACCAAGCTGGTCACCGTACACAACCCGATTATCTGA
- the urtE gene encoding urea ABC transporter ATP-binding subunit UrtE produces the protein MLTIENLHQAYGGSHILRGLSFEVKTGEVTTLLGRNGVGKTTLLKALMGLVKTKEGSITFDGQDITHLPPHERVKAGIGYVPQGREIFPRLTVEENLLMGLATKPGGTRIPQRIFDMFPVLKQMMHRRGGDLSGGQQQQLAIGRALAMGPKLLILDEPTEGIQPSIIKDIERAIRMLAETGEMAILLVEQYYDFAESLADQYLLMERGEFIMRGHGETMPQDGVREALAV, from the coding sequence ATGCTGACCATCGAAAACCTCCACCAGGCCTACGGCGGCAGCCACATCCTCCGTGGCCTCTCCTTCGAAGTCAAAACCGGCGAAGTCACCACCCTCCTCGGCCGCAACGGCGTCGGCAAGACCACCCTGCTCAAAGCCCTGATGGGCCTGGTCAAAACAAAGGAAGGCAGCATCACCTTCGACGGCCAGGACATCACCCACCTCCCTCCGCATGAGCGGGTCAAGGCCGGCATCGGCTACGTCCCGCAAGGCCGCGAAATCTTCCCGCGCCTCACCGTTGAGGAGAACCTTCTCATGGGCCTCGCCACCAAACCGGGTGGCACCAGGATCCCGCAACGCATCTTCGACATGTTCCCGGTGTTGAAGCAGATGATGCACCGCCGCGGCGGCGACCTCTCGGGTGGTCAGCAGCAACAGCTCGCCATCGGCCGCGCCCTGGCCATGGGGCCGAAACTGCTGATCCTCGACGAGCCGACCGAAGGCATCCAGCCCTCGATCATCAAGGACATCGAACGCGCCATCCGGATGCTGGCCGAAACCGGCGAAATGGCCATTCTGCTCGTCGAGCAGTACTACGACTTTGCCGAATCGCTGGCCGACCAGTACCTGTTAATGGAACGCGGCGAGTTCATCATGCGCGGCCACGGCGAAACCATGCCGCAGGACGGCGTGCGCGAGGCGCTGGCCGTGTGA
- the trmA gene encoding tRNA (uridine(54)-C5)-methyltransferase TrmA: MPLQNIVPADYPSLLAEKVAQFKLAFAPFGVDEPTVVASEPLHFRLRAEFRIIHDGRRIDYAMFAPADRKVAVAIDSFPVAVESICALMPRLRDAVQASNTLKDGLFQVDFLATLSGQLMATLIYHHKLGARWEAAARSLADSLQVQLIGRSRGQKVVLDRDWLLEEFELNGRQLRYQQIEGSFTQPNGQVNRQMLAWACQQASGLGGDLLELYCGNGNFTVALAPAFDRVLATEVAKSSVQAAQYNLAANGLDNVAVVRLSSEDISAALAGTKTLKELQGVDFDQYRFSTLFVDPPRSGLDAQTLELASGFANILYISCNPQTLQENVAALQATHEITAAAVFDQFPYTHHLESGLLLTRRAPR, encoded by the coding sequence CAGTTCAAGCTGGCCTTTGCCCCGTTCGGCGTCGACGAACCGACCGTGGTCGCTTCCGAGCCACTGCATTTCAGGCTGCGCGCCGAGTTCCGCATCATCCACGACGGCCGCCGCATCGATTACGCGATGTTCGCCCCGGCCGACCGCAAGGTGGCGGTCGCCATCGACAGTTTCCCGGTCGCCGTCGAATCGATCTGCGCCCTGATGCCGCGCCTGCGCGACGCCGTTCAGGCCAGCAATACGCTGAAGGACGGCCTGTTCCAGGTCGATTTCCTGGCGACACTGAGCGGCCAGCTGATGGCCACACTGATCTACCACCACAAGCTGGGCGCCCGCTGGGAAGCCGCTGCCCGCAGCCTGGCCGACTCACTGCAGGTCCAACTGATTGGCCGCAGCCGTGGCCAGAAGGTCGTGCTCGACCGCGACTGGCTGCTCGAAGAATTCGAATTGAACGGCCGCCAGCTGCGCTACCAGCAAATCGAGGGCAGCTTCACCCAGCCCAACGGCCAGGTTAACCGCCAGATGCTGGCCTGGGCCTGCCAGCAGGCCAGCGGTCTCGGCGGCGACCTGCTCGAGCTTTACTGCGGCAACGGCAATTTCACGGTGGCTCTGGCGCCGGCGTTCGACCGGGTACTGGCCACCGAGGTTGCCAAGTCATCGGTGCAGGCGGCGCAATACAACCTGGCCGCCAACGGCCTCGACAACGTCGCCGTGGTGCGCCTGTCGAGCGAGGACATCAGTGCGGCTCTGGCCGGGACCAAGACGCTGAAGGAGTTGCAGGGCGTCGACTTCGATCAATACCGCTTCTCGACGCTGTTCGTCGACCCGCCGCGCAGTGGGCTGGATGCCCAGACTCTCGAGTTGGCCAGCGGCTTCGCCAACATCCTGTACATCTCTTGCAACCCGCAGACCTTGCAGGAGAACGTGGCCGCCCTGCAGGCCACGCACGAGATCACGGCGGCGGCGGTGTTCGACCAGTTTCCTTATACCCACCACCTGGAAAGCGGCCTCTTGCTGACGCGCCGAGCGCCTCGCTAG
- the ureC gene encoding urease subunit alpha translates to MANKITRQAYAEMFGPTTGDRLRLADTELIIEIEHDYTIYGEEVKFGGGKVIRDGMGQSQRVSAETADTVITNALIVDAVTGIIKADIGLKDGRIAAIGKAGNPDIQPGVSIVIGPGTEVIAGEGMIVTAGGIDSHIHFICPQQIDEALYSGVTTMLGGGTGPATGTFATTCTPGPWHIHRMLEAADAFPMNLGFLGKGNASLPEALREQVAAGAMGLKLHEDWGTTPAAIDCCLTVADEMDVQVAIHSDTLNESGFVEATLAAFKGRTIHTFHTEGAGGGHAPDIIKAAGLPNVLPSSTNPTMPYTVNTIYEHLDMLMVCHHLDPAIAEDIAFAESRIRRETIAAEDILHDLGAFSMMSSDSQAMGRVGEVIIRSWQTAHKMKLQRGTLPEDNARHDNFRVKRYIAKYTINPALTHGIAHTVGSVEVGKLADLVLWKPAFFGVKPSLILKGGMIAAAAMGDPNASIPTPQPVHYRPMFGSFGKALKTSVTFVSQAALNNPAVAALGLSKPLIAVSGTRKLQKSDMVHNGATPEITVDPETYVVKADGVHLVCEAATELPLAQRYFLF, encoded by the coding sequence ATGGCCAATAAAATCACCCGCCAGGCCTACGCCGAAATGTTCGGCCCAACCACCGGCGATCGCCTGCGCCTGGCCGACACCGAACTGATCATCGAAATCGAGCACGACTACACGATCTACGGTGAGGAAGTGAAATTCGGCGGCGGCAAGGTCATCCGCGACGGCATGGGCCAGAGCCAGCGCGTCTCGGCTGAAACCGCCGATACCGTGATCACCAACGCCTTGATCGTCGACGCGGTGACCGGCATCATCAAGGCCGACATCGGCTTGAAGGACGGACGCATCGCCGCCATTGGCAAGGCCGGCAACCCGGACATCCAGCCCGGCGTGAGCATCGTCATCGGCCCCGGCACCGAGGTCATTGCCGGCGAAGGCATGATCGTCACCGCCGGCGGCATCGACAGCCACATCCATTTCATCTGCCCGCAGCAGATCGACGAAGCGCTCTATTCCGGCGTCACCACCATGCTCGGTGGCGGCACCGGGCCGGCCACCGGCACCTTCGCCACGACCTGCACGCCCGGGCCGTGGCACATCCACCGCATGCTCGAAGCCGCCGACGCCTTCCCGATGAACCTCGGCTTCCTCGGCAAGGGCAACGCCAGCCTGCCGGAAGCGCTGCGCGAACAGGTCGCGGCCGGCGCCATGGGGCTGAAGCTGCACGAGGACTGGGGGACGACACCGGCCGCCATCGACTGCTGCCTGACCGTGGCCGACGAGATGGACGTCCAGGTCGCCATCCACTCCGACACGCTCAACGAATCGGGCTTTGTCGAGGCGACGCTGGCCGCCTTCAAGGGCCGCACCATCCACACCTTCCACACCGAAGGCGCCGGCGGCGGCCACGCCCCGGACATCATCAAGGCGGCCGGCCTGCCCAACGTGCTGCCCAGCTCGACCAACCCGACCATGCCCTACACGGTGAATACCATCTACGAGCATCTCGACATGCTGATGGTTTGCCACCACCTCGACCCGGCCATCGCCGAGGACATCGCCTTTGCCGAATCGCGCATCCGCCGCGAAACCATCGCCGCCGAGGACATCCTGCACGACCTCGGCGCCTTCTCGATGATGTCCTCGGATTCGCAGGCCATGGGCCGCGTCGGCGAAGTGATCATCCGCTCCTGGCAGACGGCCCACAAGATGAAGCTGCAGCGCGGCACGCTGCCCGAAGACAATGCCCGCCACGACAACTTCCGCGTCAAACGCTACATCGCCAAGTACACTATCAACCCGGCCCTGACCCACGGCATCGCCCACACCGTCGGCTCCGTCGAAGTCGGCAAGCTGGCCGATCTGGTGCTGTGGAAGCCGGCCTTCTTCGGCGTCAAGCCGTCGCTGATCTTGAAAGGCGGCATGATCGCCGCCGCCGCCATGGGCGACCCCAACGCCTCGATCCCGACGCCGCAGCCGGTGCATTACCGGCCGATGTTCGGCAGCTTCGGCAAGGCGCTGAAAACCTCGGTGACTTTCGTTTCGCAGGCGGCGCTGAACAACCCGGCCGTCGCCGCACTGGGTCTGAGCAAGCCGCTGATCGCCGTTTCCGGCACGCGCAAGTTGCAGAAGTCGGACATGGTGCACAACGGCGCCACGCCCGAGATCACCGTCGATCCCGAAACCTACGTCGTCAAGGCCGACGGCGTGCATCTGGTCTGCGAAGCGGCGACCGAACTGCCGCTGGCCCAACGCTACTTCCTGTTCTAA
- the urtC gene encoding urea ABC transporter permease subunit UrtC, giving the protein MRKPLTIRIISSLDGKAWLALGLFLAIALVVVPLLNLTVPEDSAFHVSAYAITLIGKIMCYALVAVAMDLIWGYGGILSLGHGLFFALGGYAFGMYLMRQIGRDGSYQSELPDFMVFLDWKEIPWFWVGSDSFGWVALLVVAVPAIVAFVFGYFAFRSRIKGVYFSIITQALTYAAMLLFFRNETGFGGNNGFTDFKRVLGATITSPETRLVLFGLTAVLLATTLIFASWLVKSKFGRILTAIRDAESRVMFIGYNPLWYKLTIWVISAILCGIAGALYVPQVGIINPSEMSPANSIEIAIWVAVGGRGTLIGPIIGAFAVNLAKSWFTVSFPEYWLFFLGLLFIVVTLMLPQGLVGLWKKLLAKKGALA; this is encoded by the coding sequence ATGCGCAAACCGCTAACGATTCGCATCATTTCGTCGCTCGACGGCAAGGCCTGGCTGGCACTCGGCCTCTTCCTCGCCATCGCCCTGGTCGTCGTCCCCCTCCTCAACCTGACGGTACCGGAAGACAGCGCCTTCCATGTCTCGGCCTACGCCATCACGCTGATCGGCAAGATCATGTGCTACGCGCTGGTTGCCGTGGCCATGGACCTGATCTGGGGCTACGGCGGCATCCTGTCGCTCGGCCACGGCCTCTTCTTCGCCCTCGGCGGCTACGCCTTCGGCATGTACCTGATGCGCCAGATCGGCCGCGACGGCAGCTACCAGAGCGAGCTGCCGGATTTCATGGTCTTCCTCGACTGGAAGGAAATCCCGTGGTTCTGGGTCGGCAGCGACAGCTTCGGCTGGGTCGCACTCCTGGTCGTCGCCGTGCCAGCCATCGTCGCCTTCGTCTTCGGCTACTTCGCCTTCCGCTCGCGGATCAAGGGCGTCTATTTCTCGATCATCACCCAGGCCCTGACCTACGCCGCGATGCTGCTCTTCTTCCGCAACGAAACTGGCTTCGGCGGCAACAATGGCTTCACCGACTTCAAGCGCGTGCTCGGCGCCACCATCACCTCGCCGGAAACCCGGCTCGTGCTGTTCGGGCTGACCGCCGTGCTGCTCGCCACGACGCTGATTTTTGCGTCGTGGCTGGTCAAGTCCAAGTTCGGCCGGATCCTGACGGCGATCCGCGACGCCGAATCGCGGGTCATGTTCATCGGCTACAACCCGCTCTGGTACAAGCTGACCATCTGGGTCATTTCGGCCATCCTGTGCGGCATCGCCGGCGCGCTCTACGTGCCGCAGGTCGGCATCATCAACCCCTCCGAAATGAGCCCGGCCAACTCGATCGAAATCGCCATCTGGGTCGCCGTCGGCGGACGCGGCACGCTGATCGGGCCGATCATCGGCGCCTTCGCAGTCAACCTCGCCAAGAGCTGGTTCACCGTCAGCTTCCCCGAATACTGGCTGTTCTTCCTCGGCCTGCTCTTCATAGTCGTCACGCTGATGCTGCCGCAAGGCCTGGTCGGCCTGTGGAAGAAACTGCTGGCGAAAAAAGGAGCACTGGCATGA
- the urtB gene encoding urea ABC transporter permease subunit UrtB: MTKILLLFLLIAGSLPARAALDPAQVRQLAAEDSSDKVAAIRQLTQTADPDAVRVLKAMAEDSLFLAGNQVVIIAGEQAFDATSGAAIKLPANPESPTVNNRIRGELANALAALKLFDPDPAVRLASAQKLQSSVSPEMAPLLARALAHESDAGIKALLTLAHAQANLGNADPAARLAAVKALAETSSPTIRSVLQPLTEKAGESDDKVRYEAIAAVKAIDNRLAIAENVGRAFSGLSLGSILLLGALGLAITYGVMGIINMAHGELLMVGAYATYGMQTLFRAYFPAAIDWYLPAAIPVAFFAAALVGVVMERTVIRWLYGRTLETLLATWGLSLVLIQAARVLFGAQNVEVANPSWMSGGIELLPNLILPWNRIIIVGFALFVLTLVWVLMNKTRLGMFVRAVTQNRAMAGCVGVPTARIDTLAFALGAGIAGLGGVALSQISNVGPDMGQGYIVDSFMVVVVGGVGQLAGAVWAALGLGIFSKLLEGWAGAVIAKISILVAIIIFIQKRPQGIFALKGRFVE; this comes from the coding sequence ATGACCAAAATTTTGCTTCTATTTCTGCTGATTGCCGGCAGCCTGCCGGCCCGGGCAGCGCTCGACCCGGCGCAGGTACGCCAGCTGGCGGCCGAGGATTCCAGTGACAAGGTGGCGGCCATCCGCCAGCTGACGCAGACCGCCGATCCGGACGCTGTGCGCGTCCTCAAGGCGATGGCCGAGGACAGCCTGTTTCTGGCCGGCAACCAGGTAGTGATCATCGCGGGCGAGCAGGCTTTCGATGCGACGAGCGGCGCCGCCATCAAACTCCCGGCCAACCCCGAAAGCCCGACGGTCAACAACCGGATTCGCGGCGAACTGGCCAACGCCCTGGCGGCCTTGAAGCTCTTCGATCCCGACCCCGCCGTTCGCCTGGCCTCGGCCCAGAAGCTGCAGAGCAGCGTCAGCCCGGAAATGGCGCCGCTGCTGGCGCGCGCCCTGGCTCACGAAAGCGATGCCGGGATCAAGGCGCTACTGACCCTCGCCCACGCCCAGGCCAATCTCGGCAATGCCGACCCGGCGGCCCGCCTGGCGGCGGTCAAGGCGCTGGCCGAGACCTCCTCGCCGACCATCCGCAGCGTGCTGCAGCCGCTCACCGAGAAAGCCGGCGAGTCCGACGACAAGGTGCGTTACGAGGCCATCGCTGCGGTCAAGGCGATCGACAACCGGCTGGCCATTGCCGAGAACGTCGGCCGCGCTTTTTCCGGCCTCTCGCTGGGCAGCATCCTGCTCCTCGGCGCCCTCGGCCTGGCCATCACCTACGGCGTCATGGGCATCATCAACATGGCGCACGGCGAGCTGCTGATGGTCGGCGCCTACGCCACCTACGGCATGCAGACGCTGTTCCGGGCCTACTTCCCGGCGGCCATCGACTGGTATCTGCCGGCGGCGATTCCGGTCGCCTTCTTCGCCGCCGCGCTGGTCGGCGTCGTCATGGAGCGCACGGTGATCCGCTGGCTCTACGGCCGCACCCTGGAAACACTGCTCGCCACCTGGGGTTTGTCGCTGGTCCTGATCCAGGCGGCGCGCGTGCTGTTCGGCGCACAGAACGTCGAGGTCGCCAACCCGAGCTGGATGTCGGGCGGCATCGAACTGCTGCCCAACCTGATCCTGCCCTGGAACCGCATCATCATCGTCGGCTTCGCGCTGTTCGTGCTGACCCTGGTCTGGGTGCTGATGAACAAGACGCGACTCGGCATGTTCGTCCGCGCCGTCACCCAGAACCGGGCGATGGCCGGCTGCGTCGGCGTGCCGACGGCGCGCATCGACACTCTGGCCTTTGCGCTCGGCGCCGGCATCGCCGGGCTGGGCGGCGTCGCCCTGTCGCAGATTTCCAACGTCGGGCCGGACATGGGCCAGGGCTATATCGTCGATTCCTTCATGGTCGTCGTCGTCGGCGGCGTCGGCCAGCTTGCCGGCGCGGTCTGGGCCGCCCTCGGCCTGGGCATCTTCAGCAAGCTGCTCGAAGGCTGGGCGGGCGCAGTGATTGCCAAGATCAGCATCCTTGTCGCCATCATCATCTTCATCCAGAAGCGTCCGCAGGGCATCTTCGCCCTCAAGGGCCGCTTCGTCGAGTAA
- the ureE gene encoding urease accessory protein UreE, whose product MLILNRRTQAPAIDSVALAYDERKRSRLKVTLASGAEAGIFLERGDHLQGGDRLLSEDGNAVVEILAAPEKLIEAVADSPLLFARAAYHLGNRHVPVQILPSENGGKLRFQTDHVLADMVRGLGCSVTETEAPFQPESGAYGSHSGHHHDDDEAASYLHNPGHGPHRSVPKIHQFKPR is encoded by the coding sequence ATGCTGATCCTCAATCGACGCACCCAAGCTCCCGCCATCGACTCAGTGGCGCTGGCCTACGACGAACGCAAGCGCAGCCGCCTGAAGGTGACACTGGCCTCCGGCGCCGAGGCCGGAATTTTCCTTGAACGCGGCGACCACCTGCAGGGCGGCGACCGGCTGCTTTCCGAAGATGGCAACGCCGTCGTCGAAATCCTCGCCGCACCGGAGAAGCTCATCGAGGCCGTCGCCGACAGCCCCCTGCTCTTCGCCCGCGCCGCCTACCATCTCGGCAACCGGCACGTGCCGGTGCAGATCCTGCCCTCAGAAAACGGCGGCAAGCTGCGCTTTCAGACCGACCATGTGCTGGCCGACATGGTGCGCGGCCTGGGCTGCTCGGTGACGGAAACCGAAGCCCCATTCCAGCCTGAATCCGGCGCCTACGGGTCGCATAGCGGCCACCATCATGACGACGACGAGGCTGCCTCTTACCTGCACAACCCTGGCCACGGCCCACATCGCTCGGTGCCGAAAATTCACCAGTTCAAACCGCGCTAA
- a CDS encoding urease accessory protein UreD, translating into MTSRLPLTAPTWPAELHLGFARAGERTVLRENRHRGPLRVQKALYPEGEAVCQAILLHPPSGIAGGDQLRIVAEIGAGAHAQLTTPGAGKWYRSSGAEATQSIDFAVAAGATLEWLPQETIVFDGAEARMATRVRLAADARYLGWDILCLGRAAAGERFEHGRLDLDYRIERDQKPLWIERGGLAGNDPMLSSPAGWSGATVCGTLLCAFPELPQAAAALLETCRAVAPADGASHALSALPGLLVARYLGDSSEAARSWFANLWAILRPACCTRPAVTPRIWNT; encoded by the coding sequence ATGACTTCCCGCCTTCCCTTGACTGCGCCGACCTGGCCTGCCGAGTTGCATCTGGGTTTCGCTCGCGCTGGCGAACGCACGGTGTTGCGCGAAAACCGCCATCGCGGTCCACTTCGCGTGCAGAAAGCGCTTTATCCGGAGGGCGAGGCCGTCTGCCAGGCCATCCTGCTCCACCCCCCTTCCGGCATCGCTGGCGGCGACCAGTTGCGGATTGTGGCCGAAATCGGTGCTGGCGCGCATGCTCAGTTGACCACGCCGGGGGCCGGCAAGTGGTATCGCTCGAGCGGTGCGGAGGCCACGCAGAGCATCGATTTCGCGGTCGCCGCTGGCGCCACCCTGGAGTGGCTGCCGCAGGAGACCATTGTCTTCGATGGCGCCGAAGCCCGCATGGCAACACGCGTTCGACTCGCTGCCGACGCCCGTTATCTGGGCTGGGACATCCTCTGCCTGGGCCGCGCGGCGGCCGGAGAGCGTTTCGAGCATGGCCGCCTCGACCTCGATTACCGTATCGAGCGCGACCAAAAACCATTGTGGATCGAACGCGGCGGCCTGGCCGGCAATGACCCTATGCTCTCCAGCCCGGCCGGCTGGTCCGGCGCCACGGTCTGCGGCACGCTGCTCTGCGCCTTTCCCGAACTGCCGCAAGCGGCCGCCGCTCTGCTCGAAACCTGCCGGGCCGTCGCCCCGGCCGACGGCGCCTCGCATGCGCTCTCTGCCCTGCCCGGCCTGCTCGTCGCCCGTTATCTCGGCGACAGCAGCGAGGCCGCCCGCTCATGGTTCGCCAACCTATGGGCCATCCTGCGCCCGGCCTGCTGCACTCGACCGGCAGTTACCCCCCGCATCTGGAATACCTGA
- the queF gene encoding NADPH-dependent 7-cyano-7-deazaguanine reductase QueF (Catalyzes the NADPH-dependent reduction of 7-cyano-7-deazaguanine (preQ0) to 7-aminomethyl-7-deazaguanine (preQ1) in queuosine biosynthesis) produces MSQITDPNILSPLGKPTEYRADYAPELLYPIPRQLKRDELGITTEALPFVGEDLWNAYELSWLNAKGKPVVAVGTLRVPADSPCLIESKSLKLYFNSLNQTAFADSGAVVATLTSDLSAAAGAPVAVELQALGQRPTANVDYPDGVRLDDLDIACDTYQPAPELLAVVDGPEVEETLYSHLLKSNCLVTGQPDWAMVVIRYRGRPLDHAGLLRYIVSFRNHNEFHEQCVERIFCDITRQCAPQALAVHARYTRRGGLDINPFRSNGEFAAPDNTREIRQ; encoded by the coding sequence ATGAGCCAGATCACCGACCCCAATATTCTTTCTCCGCTCGGCAAGCCGACCGAGTACCGCGCCGATTACGCGCCGGAACTGCTGTATCCGATCCCGCGCCAGTTGAAGCGCGACGAACTGGGCATCACGACCGAGGCACTGCCCTTCGTCGGCGAAGACCTCTGGAACGCTTACGAACTGTCCTGGTTGAACGCCAAGGGCAAGCCGGTGGTTGCCGTCGGTACCTTGCGCGTGCCGGCTGACAGCCCGTGCCTGATCGAATCGAAGTCGCTCAAGCTCTATTTCAATTCACTGAACCAGACGGCATTTGCCGATAGCGGGGCGGTCGTCGCCACCCTGACCAGTGATCTCTCGGCCGCCGCCGGAGCGCCGGTCGCGGTCGAGCTCCAGGCGCTGGGCCAGCGCCCCACAGCCAACGTCGACTACCCAGATGGCGTGCGGCTCGACGATCTCGATATCGCCTGCGACACCTACCAGCCGGCCCCAGAGTTGCTAGCTGTGGTCGACGGCCCGGAAGTCGAGGAAACGCTGTACTCCCACCTGTTGAAATCGAACTGCCTGGTCACTGGCCAGCCCGACTGGGCCATGGTCGTCATCCGCTATCGCGGTCGCCCGCTCGACCATGCCGGCCTGCTGCGCTACATCGTGTCTTTCCGCAACCACAACGAGTTCCACGAGCAGTGCGTCGAGCGCATTTTCTGCGACATCACCCGCCAGTGCGCGCCGCAAGCGCTCGCCGTCCATGCCCGCTACACCCGGCGCGGCGGGCTGGACATCAATCCTTTCCGGAGCAACGGGGAATTCGCGGCACCGGACAATACGCGGGAAATCAGGCAATAG
- a CDS encoding urease subunit beta, translating to MIPGELLAEPGEIELNAGRPTITLVVANTGDRPIQVGSHYHFFETNAALGFDREAARGFRLDIAAGTAVRFEPGQTRTVQLVALAGERKVYGLRALVQGAL from the coding sequence ATGATCCCTGGAGAACTCCTCGCCGAACCCGGCGAAATCGAACTCAACGCCGGCCGCCCGACGATCACCCTGGTTGTGGCCAATACCGGCGACCGGCCGATCCAGGTCGGCTCGCACTATCACTTCTTTGAGACCAACGCGGCGCTCGGCTTCGACCGCGAAGCAGCGCGCGGCTTCCGCCTCGACATCGCGGCCGGCACCGCTGTGCGCTTCGAGCCGGGCCAGACGCGCACCGTGCAACTCGTCGCGCTGGCTGGAGAACGCAAGGTTTACGGCTTACGTGCTTTGGTACAAGGAGCACTCTGA
- the urtD gene encoding urea ABC transporter ATP-binding protein UrtD, translating to MGHRVTGDLDLSHGVALYLEDITVSFDGFKALNQLTLAIDAGELRCIIGPNGAGKTTMMDVITGKTRPDSGKAYFGQSIDLTRLSEPEIAHVGIGRKFQKPTIFEQHTVFENLELAMKTDKRVWKSLIAWLAGDERDRIADTLRLIRLDGEADRPAGLLSHGQKQWLEIGMLLMQEPKLLLLDEPVAGMTDDETMRTAELFVSLAGKHSLVVVEHDMAFVEKLGGLVTVLHEGSVLAEGDLATVQNDQRVIEVYLGR from the coding sequence ATGGGCCACCGGGTCACCGGTGACCTCGACCTCTCGCACGGCGTCGCCCTCTACCTCGAAGATATCACCGTCAGCTTCGACGGTTTCAAGGCCCTGAACCAGCTGACCCTCGCCATCGATGCCGGCGAGCTACGCTGCATCATCGGCCCCAACGGTGCCGGCAAGACGACGATGATGGACGTCATCACCGGCAAGACGCGGCCTGACTCCGGCAAGGCCTATTTCGGCCAGAGCATCGACCTGACCCGGCTGAGCGAACCCGAAATCGCCCACGTCGGCATCGGCCGCAAGTTCCAGAAACCGACCATCTTCGAGCAGCACACGGTGTTCGAGAACCTCGAACTGGCGATGAAGACCGACAAGCGGGTCTGGAAGAGCCTGATTGCCTGGCTGGCCGGCGACGAGCGGGATCGGATCGCCGATACCTTGCGCTTGATCCGGCTCGATGGCGAGGCTGATCGCCCGGCCGGACTGCTCTCACACGGGCAGAAGCAGTGGCTGGAGATTGGCATGCTGCTGATGCAGGAGCCGAAGCTGCTGCTCCTGGATGAACCGGTGGCGGGCATGACCGACGACGAGACGATGCGCACCGCCGAACTGTTTGTTTCGCTGGCTGGGAAGCATTCGCTGGTTGTCGTGGAACACGATATGGCGTTTGTCGAGAAGCTGGGAGGGTTGGTGACGGTGCTGCATGAGGGTTCTGTGCTGGCGGAGGGGGATCTGGCGACGGTGCAGAATGATCAGCGGGTGATTGAGGTTTATCTTGGGCGCTGA